The genomic window TGGGCGCTCCCgtccccgccgctgctgccgctgctactgctgctgctgctccctgcgcGGGCGGAGGCGGAGCCGCTCAGCTCaggcgcggcggcggcagcggcggcccgcggcggccccggcggcgccaCCCGCCCCGCGGGGCGCTCCGCATCTCCCATGCGCGCCCGGCCGCGCTTCCCGGCCCCCGCCCCCCAACacgcccccctcccctctcccgtCGATGTTTCCTGACGTCCCTTTCACTTCCTGAGCGGAGGGGGCCGGCCCGAAGGACCGCCCGCCCCGCGGCTgcctgggcccggcccggccccgcgtccGGGGAGGCTGGGGCAGCGCCGCAGCGCGGGCCCGGACTCCCGCCCCTCGGCCCCGCGGGGACAAGTGCCACGCCGGCGGCCTCCTGGAAGCGAGATGGGCCGCAGGCTGACTCTGCTCCTCCTGCCGCTGGCCCTGCTGGCGGCCCCGGCGCAGGCCGAAGgcggcacggcggcggcggcggaggaggtcAAAATAGAGGTGCTGCACCTCCCCGAGGTCTGCAGCCCGAAGAGCAAGAGGGGGGATCTGCTGAACGCGCACTACGACGGTTTCCTGGCCAGCGACGGATCCAAGTTTTACTGCAGGTGGGTCCCGGGGCACCGAGTAGGGCGGTTGGGAAGGTAGGCCCTGGCCCGGCAGCGTACGTGGCACAGCCTGACCGCCCCCAGGAGCAGCGGGTCACAGCTTGGGCACGGCTTGGGGTCCACGCTAACCACGTCAGCATTAGGAATTTCCCCCCATCTCggccttccttttttcctcagccGGGTGTTGAAGGATGTCGGATTTACCTAGGGTCAGGAGGGACCAGCGCTGAGGTAAGCTGGAAACCAAAGCCACGCTTAAGACTGGCAGCTATCGCCAGCGAAGGGGACCAGCTGGGAGGGTCGCTGAGAGGACGTAGCCCACACCTCACACGGGGAACCCCTTTggcaaggtgaaaaaaaccccaccatgttATCCCTTGCCATGTTCTGTGCTGTAATCTGGGCAGAAAAAACTCGGGTTTGGAGAAGGAGCTCCTGGTAGGGGCGCAGACTGACTGTTTTAGACAGAAACTTGAGTAATGCATGCTCTTGTACGTAGTTGGCATTGTGCTGGGCAGCCGTATTATGCTAATGGTCTTTGtgcccttccctgctgctgcttcccttctgGATTTGTGTTGCCTTCCTTTTTGCCCCAGTGTTAGCGTTtaggtttttgctttttccttttgtcccaTCCATCTATCTTCAGGCTGTTTCAGCTTGGTTTAACTTGCTTTGCACAGAAACTGTTGtgcaaaagctttatttttacagtGCCTCGCTTTTAATGGTGGTGCATCCTACTAGCGAGGCAGGACTCAACCTGTGCAGAACTCTGGACAAgagtcttttctttccttcaaatacCTGGCTCATTCCTTACCCATATTTGGACAGGTCTTACAGGCAGTGGCCTAGTTTATTACAAAATCTTGATTCGTTCCCCCCACTTgtatcatttaagaaaaaatcaaTATAGGATAATTCTACATTTAACGGTACCgttttacttgcattttttttcctgttgaactGACTGACTTTGGCACATACAGTGTTGCTCTCTGACTGTTGAGCTACATGCTGCTCAGTCGCCATTCAATGTAGCTCTCGTACTGGGGACACCTCCTATAACTAGAAGCTGGCTCAAGCACTGAATATCTAAAGTGAACAGAGTGGTGGGTGAGCACACAATACCATAGCCAAGATTGCCAGGTTCCCCCAACACACCCATGCATGCTCCATCCCGTCCCATTCCATCCCACAGTGATGTGAACTGCTGAAGACTTTTTTGTTTCCTAGTAGTGTATTGCTCCCAGCACTCCTCTTCTTGCAGACTTCCTGCAGTGGCGCCTTGTTTCTGGCATGCAGCGTATATGATCAGGAAGATTAGATGTTCTTGTAAGAAGTTAGGGGGTTTtacctgttttttttatttcaaaaggagGTTGCCCCTCGCACATCTGAAGATTTGACCTTTAATTAA from Accipiter gentilis chromosome 1, bAccGen1.1, whole genome shotgun sequence includes these protein-coding regions:
- the FKBP7 gene encoding LOW QUALITY PROTEIN: peptidyl-prolyl cis-trans isomerase FKBP7 (The sequence of the model RefSeq protein was modified relative to this genomic sequence to represent the inferred CDS: substituted 1 base at 1 genomic stop codon) translates to MRARPRFPAPAPQHAPLPSPVDVSXRPFHFLSGGGRPEGPPAPRLPGPGPAPRPGRLGQRRSAGPDSRPSAPRGQVPRRRPPGSEMGRRLTLLLLPLALLAAPAQAEGGTAAAAEEVKIEVLHLPEVCSPKSKRGDLLNAHYDGFLASDGSKFYCSRTQNEGHPKWFVLGVGQVIKGLDVAMMNMCPGEKRKVIIPPSLAYGQQGYAQGKIPPNATLIFEIELYAVNKGPRSVEAFNKIDKDSDKKLSELEISQYLKEEFARDGKKRHPSVHDEILADIFKKNDHDGDGFISAKEYNVYQHDEL